The following proteins are encoded in a genomic region of Magallana gigas chromosome 1, xbMagGiga1.1, whole genome shotgun sequence:
- the LOC136274621 gene encoding transient receptor potential cation channel subfamily M member-like 2, producing the protein MEKKKKGGDKWKEKQKKKLKKLPKSVAKASRHLCRKLLRYKESKDEVKKNKDKTKAKEDSDNKGPIYLNISDILLWAIFANRRELAEICWLRGTDQLLTGLICSAMLKKLSNKANNVKEQVLAKDLEEHSRLFEERCLKMMDSMYEEDTKHAIDLMDDEAVVWGIRSSPLTFAYENFMYDIVAHTCSQKFMNKQWYNKLAPDLKPFFMSMFDEPKKFFTAPLTKYLFNYMMFFSMLVMYSAFVLTSVSTKYYVLNIGRVFEYYVYFWGAGDLIEELISCFGCLEAEGRSHRSYYSRMKRYLYDFWNLVDLLSYALLLSALFVRHFYIEETFTIARRMFALSLLVMYLRFLEVFLIHRTLGPTLIMIKEMLKDLLGFLSIAVFVVLGVGIYYHANLWPDHQTIWSGDWTNWRIWTIIYYPYWQLYGELNLDQLDGSETKSDERTCTNISSLWESDTSQQRCPEEDWTVQAVAAIYLLFSNLLLVNPVIAMFSYTFERVQENSEKLWRFERYTVINDYEWRIPSPINIAFLPYRFFCCPMRKRGCLNRCREICDREEVEKKQEELSADMKYHRNFQKVIALRNHNKV; encoded by the exons atggaaaaaaagaaaaaagggggAGACAAATGGAAGGAAAAACAAAAGAAGAAGCTTAAAAAACTTCCAAAGTCTGTAGCAAAAGCATCAAGACATCTGTGTAGAAAACTTCTACGTTACAAAG AATCAAAAGATGAAGTCAAGAAGAACAAAGACAAGACTAAAGCAAAAGAAGACAGTGATAACAAAGGCCCAATCTATTTGAATATTTCCGATATTTTACTTTGGGCAATATTCGCAAATAGAAGAGAATTGGCTGAAATATGTTGGCTCAGAGGAACAGATCAACTCC TGACGGGACTTATATGCTCGGCTATGCTGAAAAAGCTTTCTAATAAGGCCAATAATGTCAAAGAGCAGGTTTTAGCAAAAGATCTAGAGGAACATTCAAG ATTATTTGAGGAACGGTGTCTTAAAATGATGGACAGCATGTACGAAGAAGACACAAAGCACGCCATTGATCTGATGGATGACGAGGCAGTAGTTTGGGGAATTAGATCCAGTCCATTAACATTTGCGTATGAGAATTTCATGTATGATATTGTGGCTCACACCTGCTCCCAGAAATTTATGAACAAGCAATGGTACAACAAGTTGGCACCAGACTTGAAGCCTTTTTTCATG tCGATGTTTGATGAGCCTAAAAAGTTCTTTACCGCACCGTTGACAAAATACCTGTTCAATTAT ATGATGTTTTTCTCAATGCTGGTTATGTACAGTGCTTTCGTGCTCACTAGTGTAAGCACGAAATATTATGTACTGAACATTGGGCGAGTGTTCGAATATTACGTGTATTTTTGGGGAGCTGGCGATCTGATCGAAGAACTGATTAGCTGTTTT GGCTGTTTGGAAGCTGAAGGTCGTTCCCACAGAAGCTATTATTCTCGTATGAAAAGATACCTGTACGACTTCTGGAACTTAGTGGATCTGTTGTCATACGCATTGCTGCTATCGGCACTGTTTGTGCGACACTTTTACATTGAAGAAACGTTTACTATTGCAAGACGTATGTTTGCTCTATCTCTGCTTGTGATGTATCTAAGATTCCTGGAAGTATTTTTGATTCACAGAACACTTGGACCTACACTCATCATGATTAAAGAGATg CTTAAAGACCTTCTTGGCTTTCTGTCCATTGCTGTTTTTGTGGTACTGGGAGTTGGAATCTATTACCATGCAAACCTCTGGCCAGACCACCAAACAATATGGAGCGGTGATTGGACTAACTGGAGGATATGGACCATCATATACTACCCGTACTGGCAGCTCTACGGGGAATTAAATCTTGATCAACTTGACG GTAGTGAGACAAAATCCGACGAGCGAACGTGTACCAATATTTCCTCTTTATGGGAATCTGACACATCGCAACAACGCTGTCCAGAAGAAGACTGGACTGTACAAGCTGTAGCGGCGATATATCTGTTGTTCTCCAATCTCCTGTTGGTCAATCCTGTTATTGCCATGTTCAG TTACACGTTTGAGAGAGTACAGGAAAACTCGGAAAAATTGTGGCGTTTTGAGAGATACACGGTAATTAATGACTACGAGTGGAGGATTCCATCCCCCATTAACATTGCATTTCTTCCATACCGCTTTTTCTGTTGCCCAATGAGAAAAAGAGGTTGTTTAAATAGATGTCGAG aaaTTTGCGACAGAGAAGAAGTGGAAAAAAAACAGGAAGAATTATCAGCCGACATGAAATACcacagaaattttcaaaaagtaatagCACTAAGAAATCACAACAAAGTTTAA